A part of Paraburkholderia azotifigens genomic DNA contains:
- a CDS encoding ATP-binding protein, which translates to MRSIRRRLTLLMLSGIVLVWLYSLYSSYHQAIHEVEEWDETRIEQVARALLLLDVHDLPAFAGASLTPRDDDGDNDASMRLLYEVTAADGRVLAASPGLSSLGLPARPAQASGLLRVEDAKWRVYVLGDAARGRTVRIFEPRTHRSEFSTMVAHRIARPLAFALPVLAILVWFAIGSSLIPLRTLSEAIEARSPDSLDAIAVKNVPDEVFPLVAALNTLLQRLRQSLDRERAFTGDAAHELKTPLAAIKVQAQVALTACDPERQRRAMQRVVEAVDRSTHLADQLLALARLEESTPLPSARVDLADMAKACIVDQHAHADYKQMSLTLRADGATTVCAPPALVRILLDNLVDNAVKYSRAQGRMEIAIWSDADTMFLEVRDDGPGVAEADRSRLHDRFFRGANHVEKGSGLGLSIVARIVAQLRGRMEYTTGIDGQGFGVRVGLPLPMR; encoded by the coding sequence ATGCGGTCGATCCGCCGACGGCTGACCTTGCTGATGTTGTCTGGCATCGTGCTGGTGTGGTTGTACTCGCTCTATTCGAGCTATCACCAGGCAATCCATGAAGTCGAGGAATGGGACGAAACACGCATCGAACAGGTCGCCCGAGCGCTACTCTTGCTCGACGTGCACGATCTGCCGGCTTTTGCAGGCGCGAGCCTCACGCCGCGCGACGACGACGGAGACAACGATGCGTCAATGCGGCTGCTGTACGAGGTGACTGCTGCAGACGGAAGGGTACTGGCCGCCAGCCCCGGCCTGTCCTCGCTCGGGCTGCCGGCACGTCCGGCCCAAGCATCTGGCCTGCTGCGTGTAGAGGATGCGAAGTGGCGCGTCTATGTACTTGGCGACGCCGCGCGCGGCCGTACCGTGCGAATCTTCGAGCCGCGCACGCATCGCTCAGAGTTCTCCACGATGGTCGCGCACCGCATCGCACGCCCACTCGCGTTCGCGTTGCCCGTGCTGGCCATCCTGGTCTGGTTTGCAATCGGCAGCAGCCTGATTCCCTTGCGTACGCTGTCGGAGGCCATCGAGGCACGATCACCCGACAGTCTCGATGCCATCGCGGTCAAGAACGTTCCCGACGAGGTTTTTCCGCTCGTCGCTGCGCTCAATACGCTGTTGCAACGCCTGCGCCAGTCGCTCGATCGCGAACGCGCATTTACGGGCGACGCGGCGCACGAACTCAAGACCCCGCTCGCCGCCATCAAGGTCCAGGCACAAGTCGCGCTCACCGCGTGTGATCCGGAACGTCAGCGTCGCGCGATGCAGCGCGTAGTGGAAGCCGTGGACCGAAGCACGCACCTGGCCGACCAACTGCTCGCGCTGGCGCGGCTTGAGGAAAGCACGCCGCTTCCGAGTGCGCGGGTCGATCTCGCGGACATGGCCAAAGCCTGCATCGTCGATCAGCATGCTCATGCAGACTACAAGCAGATGTCGCTGACGCTGCGGGCCGATGGAGCGACCACCGTGTGTGCGCCGCCCGCGCTGGTGCGCATACTGCTCGACAATCTCGTCGACAATGCAGTCAAGTACAGTCGCGCGCAGGGGCGCATGGAAATCGCTATCTGGAGCGACGCCGACACGATGTTTCTTGAGGTGCGAGACGACGGCCCTGGTGTCGCGGAGGCGGACCGGTCACGCCTGCACGACCGCTTCTTTCGTGGCGCGAACCACGTCGAGAAAGGAAGCGGGTTGGGCCTGTCGATCGTCGCACGCATTGTGGCCCAATTGCGGGGGAGGATGGAGTACACAACGGGAATAGATGGGCAGGGCTTCGGTGTGCGCGTCGGGTTGCCTTTACCTATGCGCTAG